One region of Limnospira fusiformis SAG 85.79 genomic DNA includes:
- a CDS encoding GH39 family glycosyl hydrolase yields MIKQLTNLRRIGRIKWLSVLLAIAGGLLFVGVSIIPAIAQTQGDLTIDFATTQPGVQSMSGFLYGVEQDEPPDHLIEPLQPRLWRTSRLNLYPRLTGFGATFQLLLSDTWGYGRPRGWPYDDYTRWENHVRNLAREHKGKKMLWDIWNEPDLRDPFWHGTRQQFFETYKRAYRVLREELGPDVIIGGPSITKYDKGFLTAFLNYCRDNNLEVNSLSWHELNDQTINAIAPHIRDANQSFRQNPAYRSLKIQRLDVNEIIGPTAQYRPAENLAYLYYTEQGGASAAAKACWEPKGGGPNNCFNKSLDGLVQPGPFAPRAVWWVYKAYSDGFSTRVRTQGNNPRVIGLASQSNGQNQAQVLFGYFEQGPSARQATVTLTLRNLQQLGLGQPGQPLNLTISRIPDSGEAVVKDLAIVKRQQITVTNQIVRLTVPNIRIHEAYILTIG; encoded by the coding sequence ATGATTAAACAATTAACTAATTTGCGCCGAATTGGGCGAATTAAATGGCTTTCCGTGTTATTGGCAATAGCAGGAGGATTGCTATTTGTTGGGGTGAGCATAATTCCGGCGATCGCTCAAACTCAAGGGGATTTGACCATTGATTTTGCCACCACTCAACCAGGCGTTCAATCTATGAGTGGTTTTCTGTATGGAGTTGAACAAGATGAACCGCCAGATCATCTAATTGAACCCCTGCAACCCAGACTGTGGCGGACATCTCGCCTCAACCTTTATCCCCGCTTAACTGGATTTGGAGCAACATTTCAGTTGTTACTCAGTGATACTTGGGGATATGGAAGACCACGGGGGTGGCCCTATGATGACTATACTCGCTGGGAAAACCATGTTCGGAATTTGGCTAGAGAACATAAGGGAAAAAAGATGCTCTGGGATATCTGGAATGAACCCGATTTGCGCGATCCGTTTTGGCATGGAACCAGACAACAGTTTTTTGAAACCTACAAAAGGGCTTATCGGGTTTTACGGGAAGAGTTAGGCCCTGATGTGATTATTGGTGGGCCGAGTATTACTAAGTATGATAAGGGTTTTTTGACGGCTTTTTTAAACTATTGCCGAGACAATAATCTTGAGGTTAACTCATTATCTTGGCATGAACTGAATGATCAAACTATTAATGCGATCGCACCCCATATCCGAGATGCTAACCAGAGTTTTCGACAGAACCCAGCTTATCGCAGTCTGAAAATTCAGCGATTGGATGTTAACGAAATCATTGGACCGACTGCCCAATATCGACCCGCCGAAAATTTAGCCTATTTGTATTATACAGAACAGGGGGGCGCTTCTGCCGCCGCCAAAGCCTGTTGGGAGCCGAAAGGGGGGGGTCCAAATAACTGTTTTAACAAAAGTCTTGATGGTTTGGTGCAGCCGGGACCTTTTGCACCTAGGGCGGTTTGGTGGGTCTATAAAGCCTATTCTGATGGCTTTAGCACTAGGGTGAGGACTCAGGGAAATAACCCCAGAGTGATTGGTTTGGCGAGTCAGTCTAATGGTCAAAATCAAGCCCAAGTCTTATTTGGTTATTTTGAGCAAGGTCCTTCCGCCCGTCAAGCTACTGTTACGCTGACTCTCAGAAATCTTCAGCAGCTTGGTTTGGGACAGCCTGGACAGCCGTTAAATTTGACTATCTCCCGAATTCCAGACAGTGGGGAAGCGGTGGTTAAGGATTTAGCGATCGTCAAACGGCAGCAAATTACGGTCACTAATCAAATAGTCCGATTGACTGTTCCCAATATTCGCATCCATGAGGCTTATATTTTGACTATCGGCTAG
- a CDS encoding pentapeptide repeat-containing protein, which produces MINHQSASLNIEDIRNGRIKDLVNADLSGLDLSGADLADADLSQAKLMGANLSGANLARAIVRANLRGANLTGANLIQADFRNADLRGAILLDTDPREATFAGAFLTGAVFGNLDLSGVSLQSADLRGVSLSRAILQGCDLRNANLSGVDFSQADLEEANLSGAVLRGANLRGANLLCAIVENTQWGGACLDEACLDGTPLESIRQSDRL; this is translated from the coding sequence ATGATTAATCATCAATCTGCATCCCTAAATATCGAAGACATTAGAAATGGTAGAATCAAAGACCTAGTTAATGCTGATTTATCCGGTCTTGACCTGTCGGGGGCTGATCTGGCTGACGCGGACCTTTCCCAAGCCAAGCTAATGGGGGCGAATTTGTCGGGGGCGAATTTGGCTAGGGCGATCGTTAGGGCTAACCTCCGAGGGGCTAATCTTACCGGGGCTAACCTCATACAGGCAGATTTTCGCAATGCTGACCTGCGGGGTGCTATCTTATTAGATACAGACCCACGAGAGGCTACCTTTGCGGGGGCTTTTCTCACGGGGGCGGTATTTGGTAATCTGGATTTAAGTGGTGTTAGTCTCCAATCGGCTGATTTGCGCGGGGTGAGTCTGTCTCGGGCGATTTTGCAGGGCTGCGACCTGAGAAATGCTAACCTTTCGGGAGTGGACTTTTCCCAAGCTGATTTGGAAGAGGCTAACCTGAGTGGCGCAGTCTTGCGAGGGGCGAATTTGCGAGGGGCTAACCTACTTTGTGCGATTGTCGAAAATACACAATGGGGCGGCGCTTGTCTTGATGAGGCTTGTTTAGATGGTACTCCCTTGGAGTCAATTCGCCAAAGCGATCGCCTTTAA
- a CDS encoding HD domain-containing phosphohydrolase, with protein sequence MNPESTLNLLKASLPDGKLPSSFGVYFKNTLVALCHALEDHLLQTGEATGEKPLVLVTFQQGKWYLQEADRYLQIAQLSRHVVISAVPDSGFAEHPTGQLDNVSLINLEPDDSLVEEWNLLIIAPGYRAMVLCHELSESEYLANAKPTIDTERKFYGLWTFDKALVDQTTEILINRFRNYNPELGDRLWESYQNITATPNPTFPDLSTVVSRIVTYLQSSQQELISVNRQNRQLWQLEGQAKRVSRNLSANKLQALLRMAQQVDERDSFNPCASLQVAALCETIGQILDLPTVKLRRLKLAGLLHRIGLVSAPPEVFLKTPSEMDEATQKFWRDRASIGGRLLEAMPELTVVQQVVNHHLENWDGSGVPDGQKGKQINIKARILGLVSYFQELTQPRGNRPALTLKDALNECEKYSGTRFDPAVVNSLATVIRLTEVGLMQLPTQPTQLPNIWLEEITNPAYSEHPESPKITH encoded by the coding sequence ATGAATCCTGAATCGACACTAAACTTACTTAAAGCCTCTTTACCTGATGGTAAACTCCCCTCTAGTTTTGGCGTTTACTTTAAAAATACTCTGGTCGCACTCTGTCACGCTTTAGAAGACCATCTTCTACAAACAGGTGAAGCTACCGGAGAAAAACCCCTGGTTTTAGTGACTTTTCAACAAGGAAAATGGTATCTCCAGGAAGCCGATCGCTATTTGCAAATCGCCCAACTTTCCCGCCATGTTGTCATTAGCGCGGTACCTGATAGCGGTTTTGCGGAACATCCCACAGGTCAATTAGATAATGTTTCCTTGATTAATCTGGAACCAGATGATAGCCTAGTAGAGGAGTGGAACCTGTTAATTATAGCACCTGGATATAGGGCGATGGTTCTTTGTCATGAATTATCAGAATCTGAATATTTGGCTAATGCGAAACCTACCATTGACACGGAACGCAAATTTTATGGACTCTGGACTTTTGATAAAGCCCTAGTAGACCAAACTACCGAAATATTAATTAATCGCTTCCGTAACTATAACCCGGAATTAGGCGATCGCCTCTGGGAATCTTATCAAAATATTACTGCTACCCCTAACCCCACATTTCCCGACCTCAGCACCGTAGTTTCTCGGATTGTTACATATTTACAATCATCACAACAAGAATTAATCTCCGTTAATCGCCAAAATAGACAACTCTGGCAATTGGAAGGACAAGCCAAACGAGTTAGCCGGAATTTAAGCGCCAACAAACTGCAAGCCCTATTACGCATGGCGCAACAAGTAGATGAACGCGACTCCTTTAACCCTTGTGCTTCCCTACAAGTCGCCGCCTTATGCGAAACCATAGGTCAGATTTTAGACCTACCAACCGTTAAGCTGCGACGGCTGAAATTAGCAGGTTTATTGCATCGTATTGGTCTGGTATCTGCACCCCCAGAAGTGTTTTTAAAAACTCCCTCGGAAATGGATGAAGCCACCCAAAAATTTTGGCGCGATCGCGCATCTATTGGTGGTAGACTATTGGAAGCTATGCCAGAATTAACAGTAGTGCAACAAGTGGTTAACCACCACTTAGAAAATTGGGATGGTAGCGGAGTTCCTGATGGTCAAAAAGGAAAACAAATCAACATAAAAGCCAGAATATTAGGGCTAGTTAGCTATTTTCAAGAACTAACTCAGCCCAGAGGAAACCGCCCAGCTTTGACCTTAAAAGATGCCCTAAATGAATGTGAAAAATACAGCGGCACTAGATTTGATCCGGCTGTGGTGAACTCCTTAGCCACAGTAATTAGGTTAACTGAAGTGGGTTTAATGCAGTTACCAACTCAGCCGACCCAACTCCCGAATATCTGGCTAGAAGAAATCACTAATCCCGCCTATTCTGAACATCCAGAATCACCCAAAATTACACATTAA
- a CDS encoding cation-transporting P-type ATPase: MNDDKSLLPKLWHCLAIADTAAEVGANLEQGLNSEEVAKRQEQFGLNRLESKGGKHPIIRFLEQFNQPLLYILIIAGGIKFLLEGWQSANGWVIWAVVLINAIVSFIQETKAENAIAALSSSIETEATVYRNGEKNKVPSSEIVPGDIVFIASGDKVPADLRLVETKNLQVNESALTGESTAVEKHPDTVEANASLGDRKSMGYAGSFVTAGQGRGIVIATGKNTETGRISQLMEKQNNLITPLTRKFDKFSRQLLYIILGVAALTLAVGLGYGQSLNDVFEATIALAVSAIPEGLPAVVTVALAIGVSRMANRHAIIRKLPAVETLGSATVICSDKTGTLTENQMTVQQIYAGGENYQVSGSGYTPEGNISLADEEINLAYHPVLEECLRGGMLCNDSHLIQEENTWKVVGDPTEGALIVSARKVGFTLAALEAEMPRQDVIPFESEYQYMATLHESSDRQTLVIYVKGSVEAIVSRCDEMLDSDGRIIPVDAAEIHKQAETMAASGLRVLAIARKITQQTTLDHEDIAQGLEFLGLQGMIDPPREEAIRAVAACKNAGIRVKMITGDHIITASAIASQMRLKRSGRVIAFTGEDLSQMDQQEFINAAEDGVVFARVAPEQKFRLVEALQSRGDIVAMTGDGVNDAPALKQADIGVAMGQTGTEVAKEASDMVLTDDNFASIEAAVEEGRTVYRNLIKAIAFILPVNGGESMTIVISVLLDRLLPILSLQVLWLNMINSIAMTVPLAFEPKSKQVMEQPPLSPNRPLLNKPLLLRILLISVFNWVLIFGMFEWVRMTTEEEAIARTMAIQALVFGRVFYLISLSQIGETLSSKLLGKDTEIAQAPVIWIGIAVTMVLQVIFSQVGFMNTLFSTAPLDLQQWLTCFLVGLPMIIVAAIANRIDPPNQIAQN; the protein is encoded by the coding sequence ATGAATGACGATAAATCTTTACTCCCAAAACTCTGGCATTGTTTAGCGATCGCTGACACTGCTGCTGAAGTTGGGGCTAACCTAGAACAAGGTTTAAACTCGGAAGAAGTTGCGAAAAGACAGGAACAATTTGGCTTAAATCGCCTGGAAAGTAAGGGCGGTAAACATCCGATTATCCGATTTTTAGAACAATTCAATCAACCTCTACTTTATATCCTCATTATTGCTGGGGGGATTAAGTTTTTATTAGAAGGATGGCAAAGTGCTAATGGTTGGGTGATTTGGGCGGTAGTGCTGATTAATGCTATAGTTAGCTTTATCCAAGAAACTAAAGCGGAAAATGCGATCGCCGCCCTGTCATCGTCCATAGAAACGGAAGCGACGGTATATAGAAATGGTGAAAAAAACAAGGTTCCTTCATCGGAAATAGTCCCTGGGGATATTGTATTTATAGCTTCTGGCGATAAAGTTCCGGCAGATTTGCGCCTGGTAGAAACCAAGAATTTACAGGTTAATGAATCCGCCCTAACGGGAGAATCGACGGCGGTGGAGAAACACCCAGATACGGTAGAGGCAAATGCCTCTCTGGGAGACCGGAAAAGCATGGGTTATGCTGGCAGTTTTGTGACAGCAGGACAAGGGCGAGGCATAGTTATCGCTACTGGGAAAAATACGGAAACGGGGCGGATTTCCCAGTTAATGGAAAAACAAAATAATCTGATTACTCCCCTAACTCGGAAATTTGATAAATTCAGCCGCCAACTGCTTTATATTATCCTGGGAGTGGCAGCGTTGACGTTGGCGGTAGGGTTAGGATATGGGCAGAGTTTAAACGATGTGTTTGAAGCGACGATCGCCCTAGCAGTTAGTGCAATTCCGGAAGGTTTACCAGCAGTGGTAACAGTCGCCCTAGCTATTGGGGTTTCTCGGATGGCTAACCGCCATGCTATTATTCGGAAACTCCCGGCTGTGGAAACTCTGGGAAGTGCGACGGTTATTTGTTCTGATAAAACGGGAACTTTAACGGAAAATCAAATGACGGTCCAGCAGATTTATGCTGGGGGTGAAAATTACCAGGTTTCGGGTAGTGGTTATACACCAGAGGGGAATATATCCTTAGCAGATGAAGAGATTAACTTAGCATATCACCCTGTCCTTGAAGAATGTTTGCGAGGGGGGATGTTGTGTAATGACTCCCATTTAATTCAGGAAGAAAATACCTGGAAAGTTGTAGGAGACCCGACGGAAGGGGCTTTAATTGTTAGCGCGCGCAAAGTGGGATTTACCCTGGCTGCATTGGAAGCAGAAATGCCTCGCCAAGATGTGATTCCCTTTGAGTCAGAATATCAATATATGGCGACTTTGCATGAATCTAGCGATCGCCAAACATTGGTAATTTATGTTAAGGGTTCGGTGGAAGCTATTGTTTCCCGCTGCGATGAAATGTTAGACTCTGACGGCAGAATCATTCCGGTAGATGCTGCGGAAATTCATAAACAGGCTGAAACTATGGCAGCTTCTGGGTTACGGGTATTAGCGATCGCCAGAAAAATCACCCAGCAAACTACCCTAGACCATGAGGATATTGCACAAGGGTTAGAGTTTCTCGGCTTACAGGGAATGATTGACCCCCCACGCGAAGAAGCAATTAGGGCTGTAGCGGCCTGTAAAAATGCTGGTATTCGGGTCAAAATGATTACGGGAGACCATATCATCACCGCTAGTGCGATCGCCTCCCAAATGCGCCTGAAACGGTCGGGGAGAGTTATTGCTTTCACCGGAGAAGACCTTAGCCAGATGGATCAGCAAGAGTTTATTAACGCGGCTGAAGATGGCGTGGTATTTGCGCGGGTCGCCCCCGAACAAAAATTTCGCCTGGTGGAAGCGTTACAGTCTCGGGGAGATATTGTCGCCATGACGGGGGATGGGGTCAATGATGCGCCGGCGCTTAAACAGGCTGATATTGGTGTGGCTATGGGACAAACGGGAACCGAGGTGGCTAAAGAAGCCTCCGATATGGTTTTGACGGATGATAATTTCGCTTCTATTGAGGCGGCGGTGGAAGAAGGGCGCACGGTTTACCGTAATTTGATTAAGGCGATCGCCTTTATCTTACCTGTCAATGGCGGGGAGTCCATGACTATTGTTATTAGTGTCCTCCTCGACCGATTGTTACCTATTCTCTCCCTACAAGTCTTGTGGTTAAATATGATTAACTCCATCGCTATGACGGTTCCCCTGGCTTTTGAACCTAAGTCTAAACAAGTGATGGAACAACCCCCCCTCTCCCCTAATCGACCTCTGTTAAATAAGCCACTACTCCTGCGAATTCTGTTGATTTCTGTCTTTAACTGGGTGCTGATTTTTGGAATGTTTGAATGGGTGAGGATGACTACCGAAGAAGAAGCGATCGCCCGGACCATGGCAATTCAAGCCCTGGTATTTGGGCGGGTATTCTATCTTATTAGTCTCAGTCAAATTGGCGAAACTCTCTCCTCCAAACTACTGGGGAAAGATACCGAAATCGCCCAAGCGCCAGTAATTTGGATTGGTATTGCTGTTACCATGGTTCTACAGGTCATCTTTAGTCAGGTAGGCTTCATGAATACTTTGTTCAGCACTGCGCCCCTAGACCTGCAACAATGGTTAACCTGTTTCCTGGTAGGTTTACCTATGATTATCGTGGCGGCGATCGCTAACCGCATTGACCCACCCAACCAAATTGCCCAAAATTAA
- a CDS encoding sulfurtransferase: MVNTEPIVSPEWLRENLNNPQVKIVDCRFALADPAWGQQQYQESHILGAFHLDLNRDLSSPVTKHGGRHPLPNIDELGDKLGKMGIEFGETHVVAYDDARFAFAGRLWWLLRYMGHDRISLLDGGFKSWQAAGYPVSEELPGSPPAKFTPKLRSDWVVSYEQVKARKDQPGVILVDSRDHDRYLGKHEPIDPIAGHIPGAVNLPWQQVTDDQGFVKSTQQQRWTEYQEAEEIIVYCGSGVTACANLLSLELAGLSQGKLYAGSWSDWCSYQLDPEG, translated from the coding sequence ATGGTGAATACTGAACCGATTGTTTCCCCCGAATGGTTACGCGAAAATCTAAATAATCCCCAGGTGAAAATTGTGGACTGTCGTTTTGCCTTGGCTGATCCAGCTTGGGGACAACAACAGTATCAAGAGAGTCACATTTTAGGCGCTTTTCATCTGGATCTCAACCGGGATCTGTCTTCACCAGTGACTAAACATGGGGGCCGTCATCCCTTGCCCAATATCGATGAACTAGGGGATAAATTGGGTAAAATGGGGATTGAATTTGGGGAAACTCATGTCGTAGCCTATGATGATGCCCGATTTGCCTTTGCTGGGCGGCTGTGGTGGCTGTTACGATATATGGGTCACGATCGCATTAGTTTACTCGATGGTGGCTTTAAGAGTTGGCAGGCGGCGGGTTATCCCGTATCTGAAGAGTTGCCAGGTTCACCACCTGCTAAGTTTACCCCCAAATTGCGATCGGATTGGGTGGTAAGTTATGAACAGGTGAAAGCGCGCAAGGATCAGCCTGGGGTGATTTTAGTTGATTCTCGTGACCATGACCGCTATTTAGGCAAACATGAACCCATAGACCCCATAGCCGGACATATTCCCGGCGCGGTGAATTTACCCTGGCAACAAGTCACCGATGATCAAGGTTTTGTGAAGTCTACACAACAGCAGCGGTGGACTGAGTATCAGGAAGCTGAGGAAATTATCGTTTACTGTGGGTCAGGAGTCACAGCCTGCGCCAATTTGTTATCCCTGGAATTGGCAGGCTTATCCCAGGGAAAATTGTATGCCGGAAGTTGGAGTGATTGGTGTTCCTATCAACTAGACCCCGAAGGCTGA
- a CDS encoding pentapeptide repeat-containing protein, whose translation MVIRDIFMGLLALKRMIGSLAIALWVGLILTMGPGLALAENPSHLFFNHSLLQNRDFSGQKLPAAEFANSNLEYANFDESELRGSVFSRAIMLGVTMRKADLTYAMVDQVDFSQADLSDSIFTEALFLGSTFADTKITGADFTDAIFDREQLRQLCLRAEGVNSRTGVDTRYSLGCR comes from the coding sequence GTGGTTATTCGAGATATTTTTATGGGACTTTTGGCATTGAAGAGGATGATTGGATCATTAGCGATCGCCTTATGGGTAGGACTAATATTAACTATGGGACCGGGGTTAGCCCTAGCTGAGAACCCGTCCCACCTGTTTTTTAACCACAGCTTGCTGCAAAACCGCGATTTTTCGGGTCAAAAACTACCCGCCGCCGAATTTGCCAACTCCAATCTGGAATATGCTAACTTTGACGAATCCGAATTGCGAGGTTCTGTGTTCAGTCGGGCAATTATGCTGGGGGTGACGATGAGAAAAGCAGACCTCACCTATGCTATGGTGGATCAGGTAGACTTTTCCCAGGCAGACCTAAGCGATTCGATTTTTACGGAAGCCCTGTTTTTGGGGTCTACTTTTGCTGATACCAAAATCACTGGCGCAGACTTTACCGATGCTATTTTTGATCGGGAACAGTTGCGCCAACTCTGTCTGAGGGCAGAAGGTGTCAACTCTAGGACTGGAGTTGATACCCGCTACTCCCTGGGGTGTCGTTAG
- a CDS encoding phage holin family protein, giving the protein MTWLLAAIALSITAYLVPGLDLESWQAAAVGAIVMGLVNAIIKPILTILTLPLTLLTLGLFLFVVNAISLYLVAKFTPGFTINGFWPALWGSIVLSLVSWGMSQIANQAE; this is encoded by the coding sequence TTGACTTGGCTGTTAGCAGCTATTGCGCTGTCCATTACCGCTTATTTAGTGCCGGGTTTGGATCTGGAGAGTTGGCAAGCTGCTGCTGTAGGGGCGATCGTTATGGGGTTGGTAAATGCCATTATTAAACCAATTTTAACCATCCTCACCCTACCCTTAACCCTCTTAACCCTAGGTTTGTTCCTTTTTGTCGTTAACGCCATTTCCCTATACCTAGTCGCAAAATTTACCCCCGGTTTTACCATTAATGGATTTTGGCCAGCTCTATGGGGTTCTATCGTCCTCTCCTTAGTTTCCTGGGGTATGAGTCAAATCGCCAACCAAGCTGAGTAG
- a CDS encoding PEP-CTERM sorting domain-containing protein has translation MKNLCNQIALSASVTMVSAIALATPSHAATFHAWDVLANRGTPNHRSVFYDLEFFDHNGNLLGTGELIHAGKPFEGIIDMCVTPWCRIPPLDIKKEDNFFLVQSFSSPIPGLGGAHFFRPFDEQLLAGFLPCTSAGCIANTGGIGFTYNSWVLNVRTGFNSRMTANEWSVSGSSIPQVPNGSGTWTATRRATVPEPTSILGFLGLGVLGTVSLLKRHGS, from the coding sequence ATGAAAAATTTATGTAATCAAATCGCTCTATCTGCTAGTGTGACTATGGTTAGTGCGATCGCATTAGCCACCCCTAGTCATGCTGCTACCTTCCACGCCTGGGATGTTTTGGCGAATCGTGGAACCCCCAATCATCGGTCTGTCTTCTATGACCTAGAGTTTTTTGATCACAATGGTAACTTACTGGGGACAGGAGAACTTATTCACGCCGGAAAACCCTTTGAGGGAATTATAGATATGTGTGTGACTCCTTGGTGCAGGATTCCGCCTTTGGATATCAAGAAGGAAGATAACTTTTTTCTAGTACAGAGTTTTTCCTCGCCCATCCCCGGGTTAGGTGGGGCTCATTTTTTTCGACCCTTTGATGAGCAGTTACTAGCTGGTTTCCTTCCTTGTACCTCTGCCGGATGTATTGCCAACACCGGAGGAATTGGATTTACTTATAATTCCTGGGTTCTCAATGTCCGGACGGGGTTTAACTCACGAATGACTGCTAATGAGTGGAGTGTCAGTGGTTCTAGCATTCCACAGGTTCCAAATGGTTCGGGAACTTGGACCGCAACTCGTCGGGCTACCGTACCCGAACCCACATCAATTTTAGGATTCCTAGGATTAGGTGTACTCGGCACAGTTTCTTTACTAAAGCGCCATGGTTCTTAA